CCATAAATGATATATCGCATCCAGTCCTCCCTTCGGTTCGTGTCTTGACCTTAGAAAAACCTTCTCCTGTCCTCAAGGGCAGCCATGAATAGCGATGGTGTATCGCCCGAGTGGCGAGGTGCAGCTTCTCCGAGAAAACGAGGAAGTGAGCGGCGAAGAGGTGTTGCCAGGATTTCGCTGTCACGTCGGACACATCTTCGACTGAGGTTGGCGTCAACGGCGGAAACGGTCTGGCGGGGAGAAAAGAGGAAAGCTGGCGGAAAAAAGGGAGGAACAACGTCCTCCCTCGGAAGGCAACTTACTTCAGCAATTGGCCGCGCACTTCTCCAGCGGGATAAGTAGTGGAGTGCGCGTTGCAGTAGATCCGGCCATTCTGCATTGCGGCGGCCAAGGACGCGATATTGTTGACCAATGGCGTGCCACAGGCATCCGTACCAGTGGTCGCGATGATACTGGCATTCGTCAACGTGCCAGAATTCAAGGTGCCGTTCACATTCACGCCGGCACCATCGAAGGGAAAGAGAAAAGCGACCACTGGACCATTGCCGCCAGCAACAGCGCAGTGAAAATGCGCCTGTGTGATGCCCACGCCAGCGCTCACGTCAATCTTAAAATCGGCGGCGCTCAAGTCATTATTAAACTTGACGCTGCACTTCCCCGTCGTATCGGTAACCACTTCAGGGGAAGCAATTTCCTGATCGCCGCTCATGCCTCCTGAGAATCCGATCGGCCCGGCATACGCGGCCCCGGTTATCAGCGCAGCCGCAAGCAGCGCGCCTAAAGTAGTAAATCTTTTCATGCATCTATCCTCCTTTCCTAAACGAGAGCGAGCGAAGTGGTGAACTTTCCCTCGTACCCTACGCGACTTGACCCTCTATCGGCAATGCTCCAAAGGGAGAGATTATTCCCCTCCTTTGGATGGGGCCAACAACGCGGAACGATGAATATGCTGGGTAGGGACGGCTCGCCGAGCCGCCCGGGAGACTGGCAAGCCAGCCGTGCAAATGAACAGCTCGCAATTGCCGGGGCCGCGTGTAACAACAGCCCCATGGGCGCGATCACCTTCGATACGCTGAAATTCACCAAGCGGCTCAAAGAGGCTGGATTTACCGAGCCTCAAGCTGAGGCCATCGCCGACTCCTTCCTCCAGGCCACAGGAGAAGTCGAGGTCGCCACTAAACGCGACATCGAACGTCTCGAAGCAAAGATCGAGCGGGTAGAAGCGAAAGTTGTCGGGGTAGAAGGAAAAGTGATGGGAGAACTGACCCTGGTAAAATGGATGCTGGGCCTGCTCCTCGGCGGCGTTCCCGTCCCTCGCTCCCGCCCCCCCCTCATTTCGCTGGCTCCGGCTCTCCCTTTCCCGGCTCTCCCGAAACCGCCAAGAGTTGCGTAAGCGTCAGCGCAGCGCCGGAGGCTTACCTTTTCATTTAGACAACGTTCCTCTCAAAACCGCGCCCCGTCGGTCAGGTGTTTCTCGTACGCCTTCGTATCGAGGATGTTCTTGATCTCCCGGATCGTGATCTCTAGTTCTTCGTCTTTGGTGTAGAAATGCGGGGCGATGCGAATGCCGGCACCGGGGCGAAAGTCAACGAGTACTTCTCGTCGTTCAAGTTCTTGCACAACGGCGGCGGCATGGGGAACCTCGACGACGATCATCCCGCCGCGCTGCTCGGCATTACGCGGAGAATTCACGCGCCAACCGTGTGCCTCCGCCAACTCAAGCAACCGTGTCGTCTGCCGGACGGACTTCGCGCGGATGCGTTCGACACCGATCTCGTTGATGATGTCGTAACCGCTCTCGGCGGCATAGAGCGTGGGGATTGCTGGCGAACCGTGCAGAAAGCGATGAATGTCATCGGCATAGGCGATCTCACTCGGCTCGAAGGCAAAGGGCGCTTTATGCGCCATCCAGCCCGTGACTTGCGGTTCCAGTCGAGTGCGCAATTGTGGATGCACATACAAATACCCAGCACCCGGCCCGCCGCATAGCCACTTCACCGAGCCGCCAACGACAAAATCAACATCAAGTTCTTTTACGTTAATGGGAACAGTCCCGGCGGATTGATACACATCGAGCACAACCAGCGCGCCCACGGAGTGCGCTTTGTCGATCACTGCCTTGGCGTCTTGAATAAAGCCGCTCTTGAAGAGCACGTGCGAGATCGGCACCAATAGTGTTTCTTCATCGATCGCCGCCAGCAAACGCTCGGTCTCGATCGTGATACCATCGTCACTCGGGACTTCGACGACACGCGCGCCGGATGCTTTGGCATGCGCGGCGTACACGTACATGACCGAGGGAAAGTTCAACGCTTCATAGACGATTTTGTTACGAGGCTGTTGGAGATCGAAACAGGAGAGGATGAGCGACTGACAGACGGACACATTTTGGTGCATGACCATCGAGCCCGGGTCGGCGCCCAGGAGGCGCGCGATTTTATCGCCGGTAGTCACCGGCATTTCCCACCACCCCTCAGCCCACGCGCGAATGCCGCGTGTCGCCCACATGTCGGCATACTCGCGCAAGCGGTCATACACCTGACGCGGCATGGCGCCGAGCGAGTGGCTAATCATGTAGGTCGCGCGCTCAAGAATGGGAAACTCTTTGCGATAGGCTAATAGCTCATCTCGCTCATTCATGGGTCACCGGTCTCCTTCGCTCATCAGCGAGCGCGCTTCCCACAGTTCGGGGAAGAATTTTTTGTCGATGGTTCCCTTCAGATACGAAGCGCCGCTGCTGCCACCCGTGCCCAGGCGCGCGCCGATGGTACGCTCGACCATTTGAATGTGACGGAGACGCCAGCCGACGATAAGCTCGTCGAATTCCGTGAGTCGTTCGCAGACATCGATCCAATCGCGATGTCCCTTCTCGTCACGATACAGCGCGACAATGGCCTGAGCGCGCGCCTGGAACCTTTCCGCCTCGCTCGCTTCGTCCGGCAGCGCAGCCATGGCACCGAGCGCAGCCAGCGCCGCGAAAAACACGTCACGCAACGAGGGTTCGCGCAGGCGGCGTTCCAACGCGATATACCTCTCGGAGGTGGGTTCATGCAGCCCCAGCATGCGCTCGTCTTTGAGTCCGCACAGAAACTCGATCTCGCGGAATTGTTCGGACTGAAAACCGCTGGCGGGTTTCAACAAATCGCGGAACGCGAGGAAATGCGTCGGCAGCATGGTTTCCAGAATAGTGAACTGCTCGACCAAAACCCGAGCCACTTCCGTACAGCGACGCAACAAGCGGGCGGATTCGTACACCTCATCGCGCGAGCCTGGATTCCGAGCCGCCGCCTGGAAGTTCGCCACTATAGCGTCTAGCTCATGCAACAAGAGCTTGAACCACAGCTCATAGGTTTGATGAATGACGATGAAGAGGAGTTCGTCGTGGTGAGGCGGAAAAGACCGTAGTTGTTGGAGTTCGATGAGTTGAGGGACGCGGAGGTAATCGCCGTAGGAGAGCGGCGTCGAGCCGGGTTGTGGCGGAGATTCCGTACTCATAGGGAGATTTAAGCACGGCTGAGATTCGAGGGTCAATGGAATACCGACCTTCGTCTTTGCCTTTAAGGACAATTCCTCCATCATGCATCCGTGAACGTAGAGAACTCGCGTTTCTTGTAGGGAAACCCTTCCAGCTCGAAATTCGTGAACAGATACGGCAAGCGCGGGTTGAGATAATAGGCGCGAATCTCGGCGATCAGCCCGTCGCGAAAAATATACCACTCCGAGCCGCGCACCAGTTGCGGCTTCTTTTGCTCCGCCGGCGTCCAACGCATGGTCCACTCGATGACGGCCTCGTCGCCTTGCACTAGAGCATGATCGACCGCCCAGAACCCCTGCACGCGCGGTTGCATCTTTACCCAGTAGCCCGCCAGAGCTTCCGCCCCACGGACCGGCTTGTGGTGGGTGAAATAATGCACCACATCGTCGGTAAACGTGGACTTGATCAACTCCGCATCGGCGGTGTTGCAGCCGTGGTAGTAACGTTTGATGGTGTCGATATGGGGATGATCTTGGGACATACCTGCGTTCTCCTTAACACTCAAATTCCGGCTCCTCGGGAGGCTTGGATGATAGCCCACAGCGGCGACCATGGGGAGGAGGGAGCAGCCAACGATAGCCCACGACACGAGTCAGAGGGGCTGATTTCAAAGCTGGATAATCCAGCTTTATAGGCTAGAATATCCAACCATGTGGATCGAAAGAAGTTTATCCCCCCAGTTGCTCGATCTTGCCCAGAATTTCCCGGCGGTCTTGCTCACCGGCGCGCGACAGACTGGGAAAACCGCGCTACTCACTCGCCTGTTTCCCCAAGCGACATTTGTCTCGCTCGACCTACCTTCGACGGCCCAATACGCCGAAGAAGCGCCTGAGGAGTTTCTCCGCCAGTACCCTCAACCCCTTATCCTCGATGAGATTCAGTATGCAGCAAGCATCTTTCGTTACCTCAAACGGGAGATCGATGAACGCAGGCATGACATGGGAAGATTTCTCATGACCGGCTCGCAGAAGTTCTCGCTCATGCAGTCTGTCTCTGAAAGTCTCTCGGGGCGTTGTGCCGTGGTTGAACTCGATACGCTATCGAGTGCGGAGGTCCGCTATGCGCCCGTCGCGTCTCCTATCGAACTCGCCTATTTTTTATGGCGCGGAGGATTTCCCGAACTGTACCGCAACCCACAGCTCCGTACGGCGGATTTCTATGGCAGCTATGTCGCCACCTATCTCGAACGCGATGTCCGGCTTCTCTTACGGGTCGGCAGTCTCCGGGACTTCGAGCGGTTTCTGCGCGCCTGCGCATTGCGCTCGGGGCAATTGCTCAATCTGACCGACCTCGCTCGCGATATCGGTATTGCCGGCACGACGGCGAAAGACTGGCTCTCGGTCTTGGCCGCGTCGAACCAGCTCGTGTTGTTGGAGCCGTATTTTGGCAATGTCACCAAGCGGCTCATCAAAACCCCCAAGCTCTACCTACGCGACACCGGACTCCTCTGCTTCCTGCTTGGCCTCGATTCTCCTGAAGCGGTGGAGCGTTCGCCATTCATCGGCGCGATTTGGGAGACGTTCATCTTGAACCAACTGGTCAGAGCAAAAGCCGCCAAAGGCTCGGCGGCTGGGATTTTCTTCTGGCGTGACGCCCACGGGGTTGAGGTCGATTTCGCCATTGAGCACCAAGGGTTTGTCCGCTTGCTTGAGGCCAAGTGGATGGAAACCGTAAGCGACGCTCGCACCGCATCTTCCCTGCTCAAAGTCGCCCATCTTCTTGGCGAGCGCGCCGCCGCTGAACACTGGATCGTCTGCCGCACGCCCCACCCACATCGTCTCCCTGGACATGACGCAGTCAAACTGGTGAACGGCTACTCGTTGGACGACTGGCTGCCGGGATGACGGCGTTGCGTCAGCTCCGCCGGGGTCGCCTTGCCGAATGAACGCGCCCCGGAGCCGAGCATGGCTGAGCAACCGGGAGGAGTCGAGACGCTGTGCTCGACGTAAAGGATTTGCGCCGAGCACCACGCTGCTCTCACGTATCCAGATTTACCGTAGGGCGGTATTCATCACAAAAGCCTTTATAGTCACGCCTGACTGCGAAAGCTCAACAGCCTGAGCGGCGAACTGCTCTCGAGCTTCTTTAAGGTCGATCTTGGGAGCTTCCCTTCTTCTGGCGTCCTCCTGATCCCACTGCTCGCAATTGAACCAACCGACCAGATA
Above is a window of Deltaproteobacteria bacterium DNA encoding:
- a CDS encoding CHRD domain-containing protein: MKRFTTLGALLAAALITGAAYAGPIGFSGGMSGDQEIASPEVVTDTTGKCSVKFNNDLSAADFKIDVSAGVGITQAHFHCAVAGGNGPVVAFLFPFDGAGVNVNGTLNSGTLTNASIIATTGTDACGTPLVNNIASLAAAMQNGRIYCNAHSTTYPAGEVRGQLLK
- a CDS encoding aminotransferase class V-fold PLP-dependent enzyme is translated as MNERDELLAYRKEFPILERATYMISHSLGAMPRQVYDRLREYADMWATRGIRAWAEGWWEMPVTTGDKIARLLGADPGSMVMHQNVSVCQSLILSCFDLQQPRNKIVYEALNFPSVMYVYAAHAKASGARVVEVPSDDGITIETERLLAAIDEETLLVPISHVLFKSGFIQDAKAVIDKAHSVGALVVLDVYQSAGTVPINVKELDVDFVVGGSVKWLCGGPGAGYLYVHPQLRTRLEPQVTGWMAHKAPFAFEPSEIAYADDIHRFLHGSPAIPTLYAAESGYDIINEIGVERIRAKSVRQTTRLLELAEAHGWRVNSPRNAEQRGGMIVVEVPHAAAVVQELERREVLVDFRPGAGIRIAPHFYTKDEELEITIREIKNILDTKAYEKHLTDGARF
- a CDS encoding tryptophan 2,3-dioxygenase, which gives rise to MSTESPPQPGSTPLSYGDYLRVPQLIELQQLRSFPPHHDELLFIVIHQTYELWFKLLLHELDAIVANFQAAARNPGSRDEVYESARLLRRCTEVARVLVEQFTILETMLPTHFLAFRDLLKPASGFQSEQFREIEFLCGLKDERMLGLHEPTSERYIALERRLREPSLRDVFFAALAALGAMAALPDEASEAERFQARAQAIVALYRDEKGHRDWIDVCERLTEFDELIVGWRLRHIQMVERTIGARLGTGGSSGASYLKGTIDKKFFPELWEARSLMSEGDR
- a CDS encoding nuclear transport factor 2 family protein, with amino-acid sequence MSQDHPHIDTIKRYYHGCNTADAELIKSTFTDDVVHYFTHHKPVRGAEALAGYWVKMQPRVQGFWAVDHALVQGDEAVIEWTMRWTPAEQKKPQLVRGSEWYIFRDGLIAEIRAYYLNPRLPYLFTNFELEGFPYKKREFSTFTDA
- a CDS encoding ATP-binding protein, whose translation is MWIERSLSPQLLDLAQNFPAVLLTGARQTGKTALLTRLFPQATFVSLDLPSTAQYAEEAPEEFLRQYPQPLILDEIQYAASIFRYLKREIDERRHDMGRFLMTGSQKFSLMQSVSESLSGRCAVVELDTLSSAEVRYAPVASPIELAYFLWRGGFPELYRNPQLRTADFYGSYVATYLERDVRLLLRVGSLRDFERFLRACALRSGQLLNLTDLARDIGIAGTTAKDWLSVLAASNQLVLLEPYFGNVTKRLIKTPKLYLRDTGLLCFLLGLDSPEAVERSPFIGAIWETFILNQLVRAKAAKGSAAGIFFWRDAHGVEVDFAIEHQGFVRLLEAKWMETVSDARTASSLLKVAHLLGERAAAEHWIVCRTPHPHRLPGHDAVKLVNGYSLDDWLPG